The Sporosarcina ureae genome includes a region encoding these proteins:
- the xerC gene encoding tyrosine recombinase XerC — protein sequence MIPEIKQLADEYVSYIRLEKNYSSYTVAEYENDLRDFLLFLQEEGIEKLEEVDYPVARLYITRLYDRSYAKTSISRKISAIRSFYTFMNARYGIEDQAFRLLYHPKQEERLPAFFYQQELEKLFEVTMGEDFRSLRDRALLELLYATGIRVGELVEIEVQDVDHYLSIVKVMGKGRKERFVPFGSFAEEALQNYIESSRPQLMKQKKHAKLFVNLRGDPLTDRGVRYVLDGLMEKASLHTNITPHMIRHTFATHLLGAGADLRSVQELLGHSHLSSTQVYTHITNEHLRQTYLQTHPRA from the coding sequence ATGATTCCTGAAATAAAACAATTGGCAGACGAATATGTATCTTATATTCGACTAGAGAAAAACTACTCGTCCTACACCGTCGCGGAGTATGAAAACGATCTTCGGGATTTTTTATTGTTCCTGCAAGAAGAGGGAATCGAGAAATTAGAAGAAGTCGATTACCCTGTGGCTAGGCTGTATATAACACGATTATATGATCGTTCTTATGCAAAAACTAGCATTTCCAGGAAAATATCAGCCATCCGCTCATTTTACACATTCATGAATGCTCGATACGGGATTGAAGATCAAGCATTTAGATTATTGTATCATCCGAAGCAAGAAGAACGCCTTCCTGCTTTTTTCTATCAGCAAGAGTTGGAAAAGCTTTTTGAAGTCACGATGGGAGAAGATTTTCGCTCTTTGCGAGACCGTGCTTTACTCGAGTTGCTATATGCAACGGGGATCCGTGTCGGTGAATTAGTAGAAATCGAAGTGCAAGATGTGGATCATTATTTAAGCATTGTGAAAGTAATGGGTAAAGGACGAAAAGAACGATTTGTGCCATTCGGAAGTTTTGCAGAGGAAGCGTTGCAAAACTATATAGAGAGTAGTCGCCCACAATTGATGAAGCAAAAGAAGCATGCAAAATTGTTCGTCAATCTGCGTGGTGACCCTCTGACGGATCGCGGTGTGCGCTATGTATTAGATGGTTTAATGGAGAAAGCATCTCTGCATACAAATATTACACCACATATGATCCGGCATACGTTTGCGACACATTTGCTTGGGGCTGGAGCAGATCTTCGGTCAGTACAAGAATTGCTGGGACATAGCCATCTATCTTCAACTCAGGTCTATACCCATATCACAAATGAACACTTACGTCAGACTTATTTACAAACGCACCCTCGTGCTTAG
- the codY gene encoding GTP-sensing pleiotropic transcriptional regulator CodY translates to MSLLVKTRKINAMLQEGAGGPVNFKEMAEELSEVIDCNAFIVSRRGKLLGLEIHHQIDNERMKKMFEDRKFPEEYTNRLFQINETSPNIDIESEHTVFPIENKELFQEGLTTIVPIIGGGERLGTLILARLKEGFTEDDLILAEYGATVVGMEILREKSEEIEHEARSKAVVQMAINSLSYSEHEAIEHIFKELDGNEGLLVASKIADRVGITRSVIVNALRKLESAGVIESRSLGMKGTYIKVLNDKFLAELEKHNS, encoded by the coding sequence ATGAGTTTATTAGTTAAAACAAGAAAAATTAATGCGATGTTACAAGAAGGTGCAGGCGGTCCTGTAAACTTTAAAGAGATGGCAGAAGAACTAAGTGAGGTAATTGATTGTAACGCGTTTATCGTAAGTAGAAGAGGTAAATTACTTGGTTTAGAAATCCATCATCAAATTGACAATGAACGCATGAAGAAAATGTTCGAAGATCGTAAATTCCCTGAAGAGTATACGAATCGCTTATTCCAAATTAATGAAACATCTCCAAATATCGATATCGAGAGTGAACATACTGTATTCCCTATCGAAAACAAAGAACTATTCCAAGAAGGTTTAACTACTATCGTCCCAATTATCGGTGGTGGCGAACGCTTAGGTACTTTAATTCTTGCGCGACTAAAAGAGGGATTTACAGAAGATGATCTAATCCTTGCTGAATATGGTGCAACAGTAGTAGGCATGGAAATTTTACGTGAAAAATCAGAGGAAATTGAACATGAAGCGCGCAGTAAAGCAGTTGTGCAAATGGCGATTAACTCATTGTCTTACAGTGAACATGAAGCAATCGAGCATATCTTTAAAGAGTTAGACGGTAATGAAGGGTTGCTTGTAGCCTCTAAAATCGCTGATCGTGTTGGAATTACACGTTCAGTAATTGTTAACGCACTTCGTAAACTTGAAAGTGCTGGGGTTATTGAATCACGTTCTCTAGGAATGAAAGGGACGTATATTAAAGTATTGAATGATAAATTCCTAGCAGAGCTTGAGAAACACAATTCATAA
- the hslV gene encoding ATP-dependent protease subunit HslV, which produces MMKFHATTIFAIHHDGQCAMSGDGQVTMGESVVMKHTAKKVRRLFNGKVLAGFAGSVADAFTLFDLFEAKLNEYDGNLQRAAVELAKEWRGDRILRKLEALLLVMDENTLLLVSGTGEVIEPDDGVLAIGSGGNYALAAGRALKKHSSELTAKEIAEISLETAADICVFTNHNIIVEVL; this is translated from the coding sequence ATAATGAAATTTCATGCAACAACGATATTTGCTATTCATCATGATGGGCAATGTGCTATGTCAGGTGATGGGCAAGTGACGATGGGCGAGTCGGTCGTCATGAAGCACACAGCGAAGAAAGTCCGTAGATTATTTAACGGTAAAGTCTTAGCTGGTTTTGCTGGTTCTGTAGCAGATGCTTTTACGCTATTCGATTTATTTGAAGCTAAACTCAATGAATATGATGGAAATCTTCAGCGAGCGGCAGTTGAACTTGCTAAAGAATGGCGTGGAGATCGTATACTGCGCAAATTAGAAGCGTTGTTACTTGTTATGGACGAAAATACGCTATTACTCGTATCAGGTACTGGTGAAGTAATAGAGCCAGATGACGGGGTATTGGCCATTGGTTCCGGGGGTAATTACGCACTAGCGGCCGGACGTGCATTGAAGAAGCATAGCAGTGAATTGACAGCGAAAGAAATTGCTGAAATTTCACTTGAGACAGCAGCTGATATTTGTGTGTTCACCAATCATAATATTATCGTGGAGGTGCTTTAA
- the hslU gene encoding ATP-dependent protease ATPase subunit HslU encodes MMKQEMTPKALTAYLNRYIIGQEKAKKAVAVAMRNRYRRMQLTAEEQEEVIPKNILMIGPTGVGKTEIARRIAKLIHAPFVKVEATKFTEVGYVGRDVESMIRDLTEVGVRMVKEDMREAVKKQSQKLAEERLVKLLVPEAKKNTEGQNPFEMFFGQKTQPEPEQTEDQSEIRRKRSEIAAQLASGLIEEKMVTVDVQAQHPSLFDALQGSGMDQMSGMQDALSSLMPKKKVQRRMKVKDARVVLEAEEADKLIDQDEVARKGIELTEQAGIIFLDEMDKIASSNQKSSGEVSREGVQRDILPIVEGSTVTTKYGAVKTDYILFIAAGAFHMSKPSDIIPELQGRFPIRVELDKLTKGDFERILREPDFSLLKQYERLLATEDVEIEFTDEAISKLAEIAFEVNNETENIGARRLHTILEKLLEDLSFEAAEIGPASIKITPAYVDEKLDGIVKNKDLSQFIL; translated from the coding sequence GTGATGAAGCAAGAGATGACTCCTAAAGCGCTCACAGCGTATTTAAATCGTTATATTATTGGGCAAGAAAAAGCTAAGAAGGCAGTTGCTGTTGCTATGCGTAATCGTTATCGTCGTATGCAGTTGACTGCTGAAGAACAAGAAGAGGTCATTCCCAAAAACATTTTGATGATTGGACCTACAGGTGTTGGAAAAACAGAGATTGCCCGAAGAATTGCCAAGTTGATTCATGCACCTTTCGTAAAAGTCGAAGCGACAAAGTTTACGGAAGTCGGATATGTAGGACGAGATGTTGAGTCCATGATTCGCGATTTAACTGAAGTTGGAGTACGCATGGTGAAAGAAGATATGCGCGAAGCGGTTAAAAAGCAGTCTCAAAAGTTAGCGGAAGAACGGTTAGTAAAGTTGCTAGTCCCTGAGGCGAAAAAAAATACAGAAGGTCAAAATCCTTTTGAAATGTTTTTCGGTCAAAAGACACAGCCAGAGCCCGAACAAACAGAAGATCAATCTGAGATTAGACGCAAGCGTTCAGAGATCGCTGCGCAACTTGCAAGTGGTCTAATCGAAGAGAAAATGGTGACGGTAGACGTGCAAGCGCAACACCCCTCTTTATTCGATGCATTGCAAGGGTCTGGTATGGATCAAATGTCGGGTATGCAAGACGCTTTATCTTCACTTATGCCGAAAAAGAAAGTTCAGCGTCGCATGAAAGTCAAAGATGCAAGAGTTGTACTGGAAGCGGAAGAAGCGGATAAGTTAATTGATCAAGATGAAGTAGCGCGTAAAGGGATTGAGTTAACGGAACAAGCGGGAATTATTTTCCTTGATGAAATGGATAAAATCGCAAGTAGCAATCAAAAATCATCAGGTGAAGTGTCTCGTGAAGGTGTACAACGTGATATTTTGCCAATCGTCGAAGGTTCTACGGTTACAACCAAATATGGTGCTGTTAAGACCGATTATATTTTGTTCATTGCCGCAGGAGCATTCCATATGTCGAAACCGTCTGATATTATTCCGGAGTTGCAAGGTAGATTCCCGATTCGTGTAGAATTAGATAAATTGACAAAAGGTGATTTTGAGCGCATACTGCGAGAACCAGATTTTTCTTTATTAAAACAATATGAACGACTTCTTGCGACAGAAGATGTCGAAATTGAATTTACAGATGAAGCAATTAGCAAGCTGGCTGAAATTGCGTTTGAGGTAAATAATGAAACAGAAAATATTGGTGCAAGAAGATTGCATACGATTTTGGAGAAGTTGCTAGAAGATTTATCATTTGAAGCGGCAGAAATCGGTCCTGCATCTATCAAGATTACACCAGCATATGTAGATGAAAAGCTGGATGGAATTGTAAAGAACAAAGATTTGTCACAATTTATTCTATAA